The sequence AACAGGGTTCGCTCGTCGTAGCCTGTATGTTTAATAATTGGTGACTGGTTATAGGCGTAAACGTTTGATGTAATGGCTTGAGAAAAAGCTGGAAAGGAGGCTGAAATAACGATACAGACAAGCAGGAAGGTGTTCATTATAAACGTTTTACTGGAATTGAGCTACGTGGTTTCTAGGGGAAACCTTGTTGTGTTTATAAGATGTTGCAAATCGCTCCAATCTATTTTTTCATCAGCCTCTTTAGACAAAGTCATACTGGTCTAATCCTTGTCAAACAGTCGACTTTCATAAAGACTTACTGAGGTAGTTCACCAAATCGCCAAGCCCGTAAATTTACGACTTAAATGAAAAGTTTATGTAAACTCTTCGATAAGTGCACCACCATTCCAGCTAACTGGCAACCTAGAGCGTTTATTTTGTAAGCTTAAAAACGTTCACGAAAAGATTGACTTTCGTGAACGCTCACTATAAAAGTACACTACCTTAAAAAGTAAGGGACACAACTTTGGTGGAGTCGATAAAACGTGTAAATACTTGATTAGGATCTGTACAACCAGGATGCCGTTATTGTCCGCTTACTGTATACGAGTAAATAGTTGCTCTAAATCTGGCTCCCAACTCGTGCCGCTTCTGTTCAATTCTCCTTTACCGATAATCGTATTATCGCCGTCAGTAAATGTCCAGGTACACCGTTGTGAGAAATTGGGGGCGTTTCGCCACCATGTCAACACATTATCGTGAAAGGAAACATCATATTTTCTTGATACTTTCCGCTCATCAAAGTAGAGCATAAATAATTCACCTGTATCATCGTCGCTGCCGAAGATGGCAATACCAGTCGGGAACAACTCTTCATTCACCTTAGAATGCCAGATCAGAAAAGCGCCCCCTTCAATCCAGTTAAAAGAAGATCGTCCGTTTACCAGCTTACCTGGAAGAGATGGGTGTGTTCCTGAGATTTTCCAGTCACCGACCAATTTACTGAATTGGTTAAGGGCTGGATTTGGAATCTGTGCTTCATGGAAATCGTGTTTTTTCATACGTGTCAATGGTTTCAGGCTATGCTTATTTCCTAAAAGGCGGCCATTAGACAAGCCCACCGACTCGTTAATCGACCAATATTTTCGTCCATGTTTGCCAATAAAGTAAGTTAACGATGTCTAAGTACCTGCTTAACAGTTGCTGGTTGGCCTTTGTTATTACCCTACTTAAATCCTCTCAACCGGGTTCAAAACAAAGTCAGACCGTTTAGCACCTCGCCTTCATCAAGAGTATTTGTTGACTTGTTTGAGAACAGGGCATCGACCTGGTTACGAATCCGAATCTTGACAGTAAGTTCAGGGCGTTCAGATTCGCAGCATCAGCATGGACAGTGCTGCCGATAGCATCCAGTGCAAGTGGGTTCATGACGGTCGTTTTCATATCGTTTCTGCGTTCGCTATAAAAGTCATACAGAATTGCCTGGTTATTACACACATAACAGGAAAAGATGTAACGCATTACGAAAAAAAACTTATTTTCGCCTGCTTTATTCCGTTGAAAACCCCTTACTTCAATCTTGTGATGATACGTCTATTCACGCTCATTGGCTTAACCTTTTTGCTTTTTGTCAGTGCCAGTGCCCAATCGCCCATTGAGGTATTTTACGAAAAAGATAACCTTGGCGCGTATGCCTTTTCCTGTCGAAATTCGAGCTACTGCCCCTACACGATTACCATTACCTTCACCGAATTGAACGGGCTGCGGAGTTCGGCAATACTACCCTATCAGACAGATGTCATGCCGGGGCAGCAGTCGCTTTTCAAGCTTCAACCTCAACCCAATCAATCCACTTCGTTTCGGTATAACGTCAGTTCCATAAAAGGGTGTAAACGACCTAAAATAGATACGGCCCTGGTGTATCTGCTACCGGTGAGTCCTGGCAAACGAGTTAGTACTACCGAATTAGCTTATCTGGGCAAGCTCTACGCCGGTCAGGCAGAACCCAAAGACTGGTATTCACTGGCCATTAAAATGAATAGCGGAGATACGGTGTTTGCGGCCCGTCGGGGAAGGGTATCGGCTGTGCGCAGTGATGCCGTGCCCACGGGGGCTCATCTAGGATTTAACCGCGACGACAACATGGTGGAGGTCAATCATGCCGACTGTAGCTTTGCCACCTACACCGTTTTCCGGCCAAAAAGTATTTTCGTCGTACCGGGTCAGTTTGTTGAAGCGGGAACCCCATTGGGTATCGTTGGGGGCGAAAACTACGATTATGGGCCGCACGTGCGTTTTACGGTGCATTATAATTACGAAGCTGCTATAATCAAAAACGGTAAGCTAACCGATGAGAAGCATTATTGGGCCTACGTACCCGTTCGATTCTGGCTCAGGGACGAGAAGCAATCGGGCCGGTTAGAACCCCGAAAGCCATACCTGTCCGATCATCCTGAATCAATTATTGAACAGGAAATGAGTAAACGGGAAGTGAAGAAGTGGCAGAGGAGCCACCTAAAATGAGGTTGTTTACTGCACTTCATGCACAGGAAACGCACTGTCTTGATTAACCTGAATCATAACGCCCCACAGCCTGAACCGTGGGACGTTATATTGTTCACAATACCCTCACGACGCTACAGTACTCATGTCTGTAGATTAACCGGCACCCGAATCGACAGAGCCACTTGCTGGTCAGGCACAAGCTTGATTGCGTATTTGAATTGAAAAAGTATTCGATGAACTATCGAGTCCTATAAAAAACGGCTGACTCTACCAGAGCCAGCCGTTTTGGGTGAATGTTACTGACTTGCTTTTACTTTTTAGCAGTAGCAATGAGGTCATTTGCCATTTTTACGTAATCTGCATTTTTTGCTTCAGTCGCCAGCGCAACCGTTTTCTCAGCACTGGCAATTGCACTGGATTTTTCTTTTAATTTCAGTTCAATCCGGGCTTTCAGCAACATCACCCAGAATGCTTTCGGGTTTTGTTCCGTTGCTTTGGTTACCCAGCCTAATGCCTGTTTCAAATCCCGATTCGTATCATAATAATAGCTGGCGGCCTCAAAATAAGCCGGTTTATCAGATGCCAACGAAGCCTCGATATTCTTCACGATAGTCTGATCAATATCGGCGGTAATGGCTACAGGAACGCGGGTTTTATCCCACATAATTTCCAGCACTGCCGAGCTTGGCAGGATATCAGCTATGTTGATCGTAAAAGTTTCTACTTTGTTGGCCAATGTAGTAGGTTTCACTTGAACCCGTACGACTTCGTTTTCTTTTTTATAATCTCCCACATTAGCACCCAGATCAAGGTCTTTAGAAAGCATTACTTCCCAGCTGGTTTTGCCTGGAATTGTAAACAGCCCGTACGTACCCGCTTTCACCTCTTTCCCTTCTAGTTTCACATCCGATGAAAAGGTAATTTTTGAAGTTGCGTTGGCCCCCGTCCGCCATACTTTATCATAAGGAACCAGATCGCCGAAGATGCTCCGTCCTTTTACGGCCGGTCTTGAGTACTCGAGTGTAATATCACCCAGGGCGAAGCTTTGTTTAGTGGTTTGTGAAGGACTGGCAGCGGGCACTTTAAGCTGAGCCTGAGCGATTGGGAGTGAAGAAAGCGTAATTAGAATGGTAAAGGCAACTGGCAGGAAATGTAGGTGCTTCATACTGCAGGAATGATGAAATGATAGGTTGTGAGTTTATTTTTTGACGCCCAAAGGTACAGATTATTGTGCCAGACTTCCCGTCGGACAGCGGAACTTTGTGCTATTTCGTGATTATTACTGAGTTATGCTGGATGGCCATTTGTGTTGTTTAACTCATTGTATACGTCAGCAATGCACTATTCAAGACTGCCTGCATCCTGCTCATTTAACAGTTAATCAGGGTAGCTGGGAGGATTGGCAACAGTTGTGTTAATCTGTATTTGATGAAGCTGTCTTTATTTTTTATCCGGGTTTGAT comes from Spirosoma aureum and encodes:
- a CDS encoding M23 family metallopeptidase, with product MIRLFTLIGLTFLLFVSASAQSPIEVFYEKDNLGAYAFSCRNSSYCPYTITITFTELNGLRSSAILPYQTDVMPGQQSLFKLQPQPNQSTSFRYNVSSIKGCKRPKIDTALVYLLPVSPGKRVSTTELAYLGKLYAGQAEPKDWYSLAIKMNSGDTVFAARRGRVSAVRSDAVPTGAHLGFNRDDNMVEVNHADCSFATYTVFRPKSIFVVPGQFVEAGTPLGIVGGENYDYGPHVRFTVHYNYEAAIIKNGKLTDEKHYWAYVPVRFWLRDEKQSGRLEPRKPYLSDHPESIIEQEMSKREVKKWQRSHLK
- a CDS encoding DUF2911 domain-containing protein, with protein sequence MKHLHFLPVAFTILITLSSLPIAQAQLKVPAASPSQTTKQSFALGDITLEYSRPAVKGRSIFGDLVPYDKVWRTGANATSKITFSSDVKLEGKEVKAGTYGLFTIPGKTSWEVMLSKDLDLGANVGDYKKENEVVRVQVKPTTLANKVETFTINIADILPSSAVLEIMWDKTRVPVAITADIDQTIVKNIEASLASDKPAYFEAASYYYDTNRDLKQALGWVTKATEQNPKAFWVMLLKARIELKLKEKSSAIASAEKTVALATEAKNADYVKMANDLIATAKK